A genomic window from Periweissella cryptocerci includes:
- a CDS encoding YbaB/EbfC family nucleoid-associated protein, translating to MFGGGNMNGMMKQMQKMQKDMQSDQAALEATEFVGVAPDDMVKLTFTGDRKLHDVVIDEKIVDPDDVDTLQDMVLVAINDAMKKIDDTTASTTNGKYTKGLSF from the coding sequence ATGTTTGGTGGCGGTAATATGAACGGTATGATGAAGCAAATGCAAAAGATGCAAAAGGATATGCAATCTGATCAAGCAGCGTTGGAAGCAACGGAATTTGTTGGCGTTGCGCCTGATGACATGGTGAAATTGACTTTCACTGGTGATCGTAAGTTACACGACGTTGTGATTGATGAAAAGATTGTTGATCCTGACGATGTGGATACTTTGCAAGACATGGTATTGGTTGCCATCAACGATGCCATGAAGAAGATTGACGATACAACGGCTAGCACGACGAATGGCAAGTATACTAAAGGTTTATCATTCTAA
- a CDS encoding glycoside hydrolase family 5 protein, whose product MKFKKLIIVGLTAMLIGGVAITSLATQQVTTVEAQAKPKSDWLHTKGNKIVDGRNKTVRLTGLNWFGYETSANTFHGLWQVSMKKSVAAIANHGFNVIRVPMSVALVDNWRIGKASRDTPNINYAANPELQGLNNQQIFNTFLKYAKQNGVKVIIDIHSPSKDGYQSDTWYDDNYSTTKWLNALSYLAKAYKKNDTVIGYDLKNEPHGQAKWDTSKAQNNWRYAATRGAKAVLKKNPHALVFIEGIEQYNGDYSWWGANLQGVKKAPIKLAAKQQKQVVYSSHDYGPIVYQQPWLQGNFKKSVKAYWNKNWLFIHKEKIAPIFIGEWGGYAKNHTGNNLKWLKYLRSEIKQDKLSFTYWCFNPDSGDTGGLVNDNWTTWNGSYKFVKSALWQTKQHKFIGLDGQVKLGTHGVERP is encoded by the coding sequence ATGAAGTTTAAAAAATTGATTATCGTTGGATTGACCGCAATGTTGATTGGCGGTGTTGCAATAACTAGCCTAGCGACGCAACAGGTCACTACGGTAGAGGCGCAAGCTAAGCCAAAATCAGATTGGTTGCACACAAAAGGAAATAAGATTGTCGATGGCCGGAATAAAACGGTCCGTTTGACTGGGCTGAATTGGTTCGGTTATGAAACATCCGCCAATACATTCCACGGGTTATGGCAAGTTAGCATGAAAAAATCAGTCGCGGCAATTGCGAATCACGGTTTTAACGTCATTCGTGTGCCGATGTCAGTGGCTTTGGTTGATAATTGGCGGATTGGCAAAGCAAGTCGTGACACACCAAACATCAATTATGCCGCTAACCCTGAATTGCAGGGGCTCAACAATCAGCAAATTTTTAACACGTTCCTTAAATACGCTAAGCAAAATGGGGTCAAGGTAATCATTGATATCCACAGTCCTTCCAAGGATGGCTACCAAAGTGATACGTGGTACGATGACAATTATTCGACCACTAAATGGCTTAATGCACTTAGTTATTTAGCAAAAGCTTACAAGAAAAACGATACCGTCATCGGATATGATTTGAAAAATGAACCACATGGGCAAGCCAAATGGGATACTAGCAAAGCCCAAAATAATTGGCGATACGCAGCCACGCGGGGCGCAAAAGCGGTTTTGAAAAAGAATCCGCACGCCTTAGTTTTCATTGAAGGAATTGAGCAATATAATGGCGATTATTCTTGGTGGGGAGCTAATTTGCAAGGTGTCAAAAAAGCACCAATCAAGTTGGCGGCCAAACAACAAAAACAGGTTGTCTACTCGTCACACGATTATGGCCCAATCGTGTATCAACAACCATGGCTGCAAGGTAACTTTAAGAAAAGTGTAAAAGCGTACTGGAACAAAAACTGGTTATTCATTCATAAAGAGAAAATCGCGCCAATTTTCATTGGTGAATGGGGCGGTTACGCGAAAAATCATACTGGGAATAATTTGAAATGGTTGAAATATTTACGCAGTGAAATCAAGCAGGACAAGCTTAGTTTCACATACTGGTGTTTTAATCCTGACTCAGGCGATACTGGTGGTCTAGTTAACGACAACTGGACGACTTGGAATGGTAGCTACAAATTTGTAAAGTCAGCCTTATGGCAAACCAAGCAGCACAAGTTTATCGGTCTTGATGGGCAGGTTAAACTTGGTACACATGGGGTTGAACGGCCTTAA